One segment of Asaia bogorensis NBRC 16594 DNA contains the following:
- the rpsG gene encoding 30S ribosomal protein S7, translating into MSRRHRAVKREILPDPKFGDVVITRFMNALMYDGKKSTAEGIVYGALESVRRRGGATADPVAMFHAALDNVKPAVEVRSRRVGGATYQVPVEVRAERRQALAIRWLIDASRKRGENTMQERLSNELMDAINNRGSAVKKREDTHRMAEANKAFSHYRW; encoded by the coding sequence ATGAGTCGCCGTCATCGCGCTGTAAAGCGTGAGATCCTTCCCGATCCGAAATTCGGAGATGTCGTCATCACGCGTTTTATGAACGCCCTGATGTACGATGGTAAGAAGTCCACAGCCGAGGGTATCGTTTACGGTGCGCTTGAGTCCGTGCGTCGTCGTGGCGGTGCCACGGCCGATCCGGTCGCCATGTTCCATGCGGCTCTGGACAACGTGAAGCCGGCCGTAGAGGTTCGTTCCCGCCGCGTCGGCGGTGCAACCTATCAGGTCCCCGTCGAAGTCCGTGCCGAGCGCCGTCAGGCCCTCGCCATCCGCTGGCTGATCGACGCCTCGCGCAAGCGCGGTGAGAACACGATGCAGGAACGCCTTTCCAACGAGCTGATGGACGCGATCAACAATCGCGGCTCCGCCGTCAAGAAGCGCGAAGACACGCATCGCATGGCTGAAGCAAATAAAGCATTCAGCCACTATCGTTGGTAA